A genomic stretch from Sceloporus undulatus isolate JIND9_A2432 ecotype Alabama chromosome 5, SceUnd_v1.1, whole genome shotgun sequence includes:
- the LOC121930527 gene encoding alpha-internexin-like yields the protein MESEGWEWRFGGSPGRSPLRSPRPRCPPQTRPVPDPVERLDLAQVSSLNAELLGLRAQEKEQLAALNDRFASFVERVRDLEHRNRALRREAEALRRQERGPARLPQLYRQEALGLRALLEAEAGDKARLEAERDRLRQACDQLRERCALQARRRREAEEGLRRLRHDATRAALAACQAEGAAGSLRAELAFLQKLLAEERAELEAQAQAQAAAGSIGAAAGASAAAGHAKADLSAALREIHVQYENLAAKNREAAEEWYRSKFASVAELAGRNQEAVRSIRQETVEYRRQLQTRSAEIATLRATIDSLHRQLQALEDRQGSQVARCQERVAELEQEISEAKEEMARYLQEYQELLKVKMALDVEIAAYRKLLEGEEMWWSSASSWPAATQ from the exons ATGGAGTCCGAAGGCTGGGAGTGGCGCTTCGGGGGCAGCCCCGGGCGCTCCCCGCTCCGCTCTCCCCGGCCTCGGTGCCCCCCGCAGACACGCCCGGTCCCGGACCCGGTGGAGCGGCTGGACCTGGCGCAGGTGAGCAGCCTGAACGCTGAGCTGCTGGGCCTCCGCGCGCAGGAGAAGGAGCAGCTGGCCGCCCTCAACGACCGCTTCGCCTCCTTCGTGGAGCGCGTCCGCGACCTCGAGCACCGGAATCGGGCGCTGCGGCGGGAGGCGGAGGCCCTGCGGCGGCAGGAACGAGGCCCGGCCCGGCTCCCGCAGCTCTACCGGCAGGAGGCACTGGGCCTGCGGGCGCTGCTGGAGGCCGAGGCCGGGGACAAGGCCCGCCTGGAGGCCGAGCGGGACCGCCTGCGCCAGGCCTGCGACCAGCTCCGAGAGCGATGCGCCCTCCAGGCCCGACGCCGCCGGGAGGCCGAGGAGGGACTGCGCCGCCTCCGCCACGACGCCACCCGAGCCGCGCTGGCCGCCTGCCAGGCCGAAGGGGCGGCCGGGTCGCTCCGGGCCGAGCTGGCCTTCCTGCAGAAGCTGCTGGCCGAGGAGCGGGCAGAGCTGGAGGCCCAGGCCCAGGCTCAGGCGGCGGCGGGGTCCATCGGGGCGGCGGCGGGGGCTTCGGCCGCAGCGGGGCACGCCAAGGCGGACCTGTCGGCGGCGCTGCGCGAGATCCACGTCCAGTACGAGAACCTGGCGGCCAAGAACCGGGAGGCGGCCGAGGAGTGGTACCGCTCCAAGTTTGCCTCAGTGGCCGAGCTGGCCGGGCGGAACCAGGAGGCCGTGCGCAGCATCCGCCAGGAGACCGTCGAGTACCGGAGGCAGCTCCAGACCCGCTCCGCCGAGATCGCCACGCTCCGCGCCACCATCGACTCCCTTCATCGGCAGCTCCAGGCCCTCGAGGACCGGCAGGGCTCCCAAGTGGCCCGCTGCCAG GAGAGAGTGGCAGAACTGGAGCAGGAGATTTCGGAGGCCAAGGAGGAGATGGCGCGATACCTGCAGGAATACCAGGAGCTGCTGAAGGTCAAGATGGCGCTGGACGTGGAGATCGCTGCCTACAG gaagctgctggAGGGGGAGGAGATGTGGTGGAGCTCGGCGTCCTCCTGGCCGGCTGCGACCCAGTGA